The following coding sequences are from one Spartobacteria bacterium window:
- a CDS encoding chemotaxis protein CheW produces the protein MFFLDLYHWIAHRADMKNRIKRTSLAYYHCMSRIVGRQMLLGTSEKEYMTALLRRIEGFTGVRILTYALMTNHFHLLLEEPDRGTVISDREFQRRMACIYSMDELNELYERWASLDDESTALEKQRYLSRMHDISEFMKQVKQRFSRWYNRMNHRSGTLWDARFKSVLVEPGTPLRVVAAYIEMNPVRAGMETEPHFYRYCGFAEAMGGGSKARDGIRTIASFMDTAAPDWTTVSAHYLERILMYDDVRNHPECACTDHDYLREKLGQKLKLTDFERLLCRSRYFIDGRIIGSKQFVEQFFVEHRDYFGQKRISGARKIKGGWTGLFAIRDLVDW, from the coding sequence ATGTTTTTTCTTGACCTTTATCACTGGATTGCGCATCGTGCAGACATGAAAAACCGCATTAAACGTACGTCTTTAGCTTATTATCACTGCATGAGCCGAATTGTTGGCCGCCAGATGTTGCTGGGCACAAGTGAAAAAGAATATATGACGGCTCTGCTTCGCCGCATCGAAGGGTTTACCGGCGTGCGCATTCTGACCTATGCCCTTATGACCAACCACTTTCATCTGTTGCTGGAAGAACCTGATCGCGGTACGGTTATTTCCGATAGGGAATTTCAGCGTCGAATGGCCTGCATTTATTCAATGGACGAACTAAATGAGCTGTATGAGCGATGGGCCTCGCTGGACGACGAAAGCACTGCCTTGGAAAAACAGCGTTATCTGTCACGGATGCATGACATCAGCGAGTTTATGAAGCAAGTGAAACAACGGTTTTCCAGATGGTACAATCGGATGAATCATCGTTCGGGCACGCTGTGGGATGCACGATTCAAGAGTGTACTGGTGGAGCCGGGCACACCGTTGCGAGTTGTTGCGGCCTATATTGAGATGAATCCCGTGCGGGCGGGAATGGAAACGGAGCCACACTTCTATCGCTACTGCGGTTTTGCCGAGGCGATGGGAGGCGGGTCAAAGGCGAGGGACGGCATCCGGACGATTGCCTCGTTCATGGACACGGCCGCACCTGACTGGACGACCGTATCCGCGCACTACCTAGAACGCATTCTCATGTACGACGACGTGCGGAATCATCCGGAATGTGCCTGCACTGATCATGATTATTTGCGAGAGAAACTGGGTCAAAAGTTGAAACTGACTGATTTCGAACGATTACTATGCCGCAGTCGCTATTTTATTGATGGACGTATCATCGGCAGCAAACAATTTGTTGAGCAGTTTTTTGTCGAACACAGGGATTATTTCGGGCAAAAACGAATTTCTGGAGCGCGAAAGATCAAGGGTGGCTGGACTGGGTTGTTTGCCATCAGAGACCTGGTGGACTGGTGA
- the pyk gene encoding pyruvate kinase: protein MKKTKIVCTIGPASESDEVLEQLILAGMNVARLNFSHGDHEEHGIRITRIRAIADRLGKPVAILQDIAGPKIRIGTISNGPVILENGKAFIITSDDIDGSAERVSVNYKKLPQLVRPGDVLLLSDGMLEMEVSHTTDTEIHCRVTNGGPLSSHKGVNLPSRSTGIPILTAKDKKDVMFGIEQGVDFMALSFVRNANDIRQVRALIEIHDSSIPLIAKIEKPEAYAHIDEIVEAADGIMVARGDLGVELPFEQVPLIQKTIIRKANKACKPVITATQMLESMVSSPRPTRAEVTDVANAILDGTDAVMLSEESAMGQFPVRAVQAMARIAQDVEKQFPADHWLNRFDNENRYTIEQSVSHAACDIAEHMDVAAIIAGTETGFTARQVSRHRPHAPIFAVTTDKRTYNQLSLAWGVTPLILPDYEQTDVMIRLSFEAGIKNNILKHGDQVVVVGGIPAKMAGCTNFLAVVEVGKTIKY from the coding sequence ATGAAAAAAACGAAAATTGTCTGCACCATCGGTCCGGCATCGGAATCCGACGAAGTACTGGAACAACTCATTCTCGCCGGCATGAATGTGGCACGGCTCAATTTTTCTCATGGCGATCATGAGGAACACGGCATCCGCATCACACGCATCCGTGCCATTGCCGACCGCCTAGGAAAACCCGTAGCCATCCTGCAAGACATTGCCGGCCCGAAAATACGCATTGGAACCATATCTAACGGACCGGTGATTCTCGAAAACGGAAAAGCATTTATTATTACATCGGATGACATCGACGGCAGTGCCGAGCGTGTCAGTGTAAACTACAAGAAGCTCCCCCAGCTCGTTCGTCCCGGGGATGTCCTGCTACTCAGTGACGGGATGCTGGAAATGGAAGTATCCCACACAACCGACACCGAAATTCACTGTCGCGTAACCAACGGCGGACCACTCAGCTCACACAAAGGAGTCAATCTCCCTTCGCGCTCGACAGGTATCCCCATTTTGACTGCCAAAGACAAAAAAGACGTCATGTTCGGCATCGAACAGGGTGTCGATTTTATGGCACTGTCCTTTGTACGAAATGCCAACGATATCCGGCAGGTACGCGCTCTTATCGAGATTCATGACAGCAGTATTCCATTGATTGCAAAAATCGAGAAACCCGAAGCCTATGCGCACATAGACGAAATTGTGGAAGCGGCCGACGGCATCATGGTGGCTCGTGGTGATCTGGGCGTAGAACTCCCCTTTGAACAAGTCCCGCTGATTCAAAAAACAATCATCCGCAAAGCCAACAAAGCGTGCAAACCAGTTATTACGGCAACGCAGATGCTGGAATCCATGGTATCCAGTCCCCGCCCCACCCGTGCAGAAGTTACGGATGTGGCCAACGCCATTCTGGACGGAACGGATGCTGTAATGTTGTCGGAAGAAAGTGCCATGGGGCAGTTCCCTGTACGCGCAGTACAAGCCATGGCCCGCATTGCTCAGGATGTGGAAAAACAATTTCCGGCGGATCACTGGCTCAACCGTTTTGATAACGAAAATCGATACACCATCGAGCAGTCGGTCTCTCATGCCGCATGCGATATCGCCGAGCATATGGATGTCGCGGCCATCATCGCGGGCACAGAAACCGGATTCACCGCCCGTCAGGTATCCCGTCATCGCCCACATGCTCCCATTTTTGCAGTAACAACTGATAAACGAACCTACAACCAGCTGTCACTGGCATGGGGCGTCACACCGCTTATACTGCCTGATTACGAACAGACCGATGTCATGATCAGGTTATCCTTCGAGGCAGGCATCAAAAATAATATTTTGAAACATGGCGATCAAGTCGTCGTGGTTGGCGGTATCCCGGCGAAAATGGCTGGCTGCACCAACTTCCTCGCTGTTGTAGAGGTGGGAAAAACCATTAAATATTAA
- a CDS encoding ketoisovalerate oxidoreductase, with product MSEKIIETKGLYESFPRKGGAAVTATHYCPGCGHGVLHKLIGEALSDLGIQERAVMISPVGCAVFSYYYFDCGNIQVAHGRAPAVGTGVSRARKDAVVCLYQGDGDLASIGLNETIQAANRGEKLAVFFVNNTVYGMTGGQMAPTTLVGEVTATCPSGRDPSTAGYPMHMCEMLNQLKSPVFIERVSVSDIKHIRQARKAIRKALEIQRDGKGYAFVEVLSNCPTNLRQDTAASTVFINEQMEKEFPLGNFRDSTAEAVSITREDSIFDLEKIEELFSLKTNTTKAPMIDTEFKSVQIKVAGFGGQGVLSLGTTVAQAACKDRRFVSWYPSYGPEQRGGTANCGVVMSGTEVGSPVVYHPDILVAMNRPSLERFLGEVPKGGLVIADDVVGAFDTPEGINCYFVPASKKAQEMGTVKAANTYLLGVIAASEKTGIAKEVFQSALDEGFAKKPKLIPMNRAVFDAGYAWGKENMKQL from the coding sequence ATGAGCGAAAAAATTATCGAAACAAAAGGCCTGTACGAATCATTTCCCCGCAAAGGCGGTGCCGCCGTGACCGCAACGCATTACTGTCCGGGATGTGGACACGGTGTATTGCATAAACTGATAGGCGAGGCGTTATCTGATCTGGGTATTCAGGAGCGAGCGGTGATGATCAGTCCCGTGGGATGTGCGGTATTTTCCTACTACTACTTTGATTGCGGGAACATTCAGGTAGCGCATGGACGTGCGCCTGCGGTGGGTACCGGCGTGTCACGGGCCCGAAAGGACGCTGTGGTCTGTCTTTATCAGGGCGACGGGGACTTGGCGTCGATCGGATTGAATGAAACGATTCAAGCGGCGAATCGCGGAGAAAAACTGGCGGTATTTTTCGTTAACAACACCGTGTACGGCATGACGGGCGGCCAGATGGCACCGACAACGCTTGTTGGCGAAGTGACCGCGACGTGTCCGTCAGGGCGAGATCCGTCGACTGCCGGATATCCGATGCATATGTGCGAAATGCTGAATCAGCTGAAATCGCCTGTATTTATTGAGCGGGTATCCGTTTCTGACATCAAGCATATTCGGCAGGCTCGCAAGGCGATACGAAAGGCACTGGAAATTCAGCGTGACGGTAAAGGGTATGCGTTTGTGGAAGTGCTGTCCAACTGTCCGACCAATCTCCGTCAGGATACGGCGGCCAGTACTGTTTTCATCAATGAGCAGATGGAAAAAGAATTTCCGCTGGGGAATTTCCGTGATTCCACGGCCGAGGCCGTATCCATCACACGTGAAGACAGCATCTTTGATCTGGAAAAAATCGAAGAACTCTTTTCGTTGAAAACAAATACGACGAAAGCGCCGATGATCGATACCGAATTCAAATCCGTTCAGATTAAAGTTGCCGGTTTTGGGGGACAGGGTGTCTTGAGTCTCGGGACGACTGTGGCGCAGGCCGCATGTAAAGATCGTCGTTTTGTTTCGTGGTATCCTTCTTACGGACCGGAGCAGCGTGGCGGAACAGCGAACTGCGGCGTGGTGATGTCCGGCACGGAAGTGGGATCGCCAGTGGTATATCATCCTGACATTTTGGTGGCGATGAACCGGCCTTCTTTAGAGCGTTTCCTCGGTGAAGTGCCCAAAGGTGGACTGGTGATTGCAGACGACGTTGTCGGCGCATTTGATACACCCGAAGGGATTAACTGTTATTTCGTTCCTGCCAGTAAAAAGGCACAGGAAATGGGTACGGTCAAAGCCGCCAATACGTATTTACTGGGTGTGATTGCAGCCAGTGAAAAAACGGGTATCGCTAAAGAGGTTTTCCAGTCGGCGTTGGATGAAGGGTTCGCCAAAAAGCCAAAGCTTATTCCCATGAACCGCGCGGTTTTTGATGCTGGCTATGCCTGGGGCAAAGAAAATATGAAACAGCTCTGA
- the vorB gene encoding 3-methyl-2-oxobutanoate dehydrogenase subunit VorB, with protein MATQLIKGNSAVVVGAIFAGCDCYFGYPITPASEILQEASKLFPPLGRKFVQAESEEAAINMVFGAASAGHRVMTASSGPGISLKQEGISYLAGAELPCVIADIMRAGPGLGNIGPEQGDYNQVVKGGGHGNYKLIVLAPNSIQEMCDMTMQAFDLAFKYRNPVFVLADGVLGQMIEPLSFPEKAVTPELDKSWAVSGEAETQKNLVTSIFLDFDMQEAFNNRLQEKYALIEANEVAYETYYTDDAETVLVAYGISSRIARSAVDEARAEGLKVGLFRPRTLFPFPKKELAALCDCHAQRFISVEMSNGQMRDDVKLAIECRKPVDLVSRIGGNLITLDQIMEGIRG; from the coding sequence ATGGCAACGCAACTTATCAAGGGGAATTCTGCGGTGGTCGTGGGAGCGATTTTTGCGGGATGTGATTGCTACTTTGGCTATCCTATCACACCGGCCAGTGAAATTTTACAGGAGGCATCCAAATTATTTCCGCCGCTAGGTCGTAAATTTGTTCAGGCGGAATCAGAGGAAGCCGCCATTAATATGGTCTTTGGAGCTGCATCGGCTGGTCATCGTGTCATGACGGCGTCATCGGGTCCGGGGATCAGTCTCAAGCAGGAAGGTATTTCCTATTTGGCAGGGGCCGAGCTGCCTTGTGTGATCGCTGATATTATGCGTGCTGGTCCAGGGCTTGGTAATATTGGTCCGGAGCAGGGCGACTACAATCAAGTGGTCAAAGGCGGTGGTCATGGCAACTATAAGCTGATTGTACTGGCACCGAATTCCATTCAGGAAATGTGTGATATGACGATGCAGGCGTTTGATTTAGCCTTCAAATACCGGAATCCGGTGTTTGTATTGGCCGATGGAGTGCTGGGGCAGATGATTGAGCCGCTGAGCTTTCCTGAAAAAGCCGTTACGCCGGAACTGGATAAATCCTGGGCTGTGAGCGGCGAAGCCGAAACACAGAAAAATCTGGTGACGTCCATCTTTCTTGATTTTGATATGCAGGAAGCCTTCAATAATCGTTTGCAGGAGAAATATGCGCTGATTGAAGCCAATGAAGTCGCGTATGAGACGTATTATACCGACGACGCTGAAACGGTACTGGTCGCCTATGGTATCAGCAGTCGTATTGCGCGATCTGCCGTGGATGAAGCACGTGCCGAAGGCTTGAAAGTTGGATTATTCCGCCCCAGGACATTGTTTCCTTTCCCGAAAAAGGAACTGGCTGCGTTATGCGACTGCCATGCCCAGCGCTTTATCAGCGTTGAGATGAGCAACGGGCAGATGCGTGATGACGTGAAATTAGCCATCGAATGTCGTAAACCGGTGGATCTGGTCAGCCGAATCGGGGGCAACCTCATAACGCTGGATCAGATAATGGAAGGAATCAGAGGTTGA
- a CDS encoding aminotransferase class I/II-fold pyridoxal phosphate-dependent enzyme, protein MACILFNMHPMNDECRNKNIIIAGATSAIAMALANELFKRGACLFLAGRNPEKMEQLRQMLVQADEKESSTTVPSFVEIDLTDDDSGCGTFFSSLEPSHAPIDALFYMAAAPVSGDNAATISHAESSENFSVDAVALQDWIRETIPHMKRGSRIIVASSGAGHNGFAGMPAYCGAKFAVEGIIQAAAADMWRENIWISSIALPSVKTEFSRPHFPAEVYEQFPEPDEVISPFIALLKEEHNAFSGRSVFTHEHWLKNDFATLPPLSKYRTMQPALYPPVRRDLLAQGYTDNVSKVDLGEAPFPPSPKVTDAVTRWMQSPHAQEYPDPQCRDLKEELAKRHNLTPEHVLVGPSSSAVLDWLLDQCVGSGGEAIAGSFCFRVWSWMAQTRGIKLVRYENAAAQHDLMQIAARLSPQTRMIYIDSPSNPMGDVIIEAQWRWFLQRVPKHIWIVIDHAYQDFVVDTQGVNTTTPEWLQDPRILSVRTLSKSHGLAAWRMGYLAAHPKTIQLISGGIIPFSLPTPVQIAALAALQDTDYSSHMLQHYISERQRMREQMDRLGIRYWTGETSFNAIYWPGISAFYDKAKQADIAIPHPDNDAFFITAIRDTNTNDCIMDFLTQHYPKELRV, encoded by the coding sequence ATGGCATGCATCCTGTTTAATATGCATCCTATGAATGACGAGTGCAGAAATAAAAATATTATCATTGCAGGAGCAACCAGTGCCATTGCCATGGCGCTCGCCAATGAACTGTTTAAGCGGGGAGCCTGCCTATTCCTCGCCGGGCGCAATCCTGAAAAAATGGAGCAGCTGCGACAAATGCTCGTTCAGGCGGACGAAAAGGAGTCATCAACGACAGTTCCTTCCTTTGTAGAAATCGACCTGACCGACGACGACAGCGGATGCGGCACCTTTTTTTCGTCTCTAGAACCGTCCCACGCCCCCATCGATGCCCTCTTTTATATGGCGGCCGCACCGGTCTCGGGAGACAATGCCGCAACCATCTCGCATGCAGAGAGCTCTGAAAACTTCTCCGTCGATGCCGTCGCCTTGCAGGACTGGATTCGCGAAACGATCCCTCATATGAAACGGGGTAGCCGAATCATCGTCGCATCATCCGGGGCTGGACATAACGGCTTTGCCGGCATGCCGGCCTATTGCGGAGCTAAATTTGCTGTTGAAGGCATCATTCAGGCAGCAGCAGCTGATATGTGGCGGGAAAATATATGGATCAGCAGCATCGCCCTTCCCTCTGTGAAAACCGAGTTTAGCCGCCCCCATTTTCCCGCTGAGGTATATGAACAGTTTCCCGAGCCCGACGAAGTCATCAGTCCCTTTATTGCGTTGCTGAAAGAGGAGCATAATGCATTCAGCGGAAGATCTGTATTCACCCATGAACACTGGTTGAAAAACGATTTTGCGACCCTTCCGCCACTGAGCAAATATCGAACGATGCAGCCGGCATTGTATCCCCCTGTTCGTCGCGATCTGCTCGCACAGGGATACACAGATAATGTATCCAAAGTGGATCTAGGTGAAGCACCATTCCCGCCCTCTCCAAAAGTCACCGATGCGGTAACCCGATGGATGCAGTCACCACATGCACAGGAATATCCCGACCCGCAGTGCCGTGATCTAAAAGAGGAACTGGCTAAACGCCACAATCTGACACCCGAACATGTACTGGTCGGGCCGAGCTCATCGGCGGTGCTTGACTGGTTGCTGGATCAATGCGTCGGTTCCGGTGGCGAAGCCATTGCCGGATCTTTCTGTTTCCGAGTCTGGAGCTGGATGGCTCAAACACGCGGTATTAAACTGGTTCGGTATGAGAATGCTGCCGCTCAACATGATTTAATGCAGATTGCTGCAAGATTATCCCCTCAAACGCGAATGATCTATATCGATTCGCCAAGCAATCCCATGGGCGATGTCATCATCGAAGCGCAATGGCGCTGGTTCCTGCAGCGGGTGCCGAAACACATATGGATCGTCATAGATCATGCCTATCAGGATTTTGTGGTCGACACACAAGGAGTGAACACCACGACTCCCGAATGGCTTCAGGATCCACGCATCCTCAGTGTGCGCACCCTGTCAAAAAGCCACGGACTGGCCGCATGGCGCATGGGTTACCTGGCGGCGCATCCCAAAACAATCCAATTAATATCTGGCGGAATCATCCCGTTTTCATTACCCACACCCGTACAGATTGCCGCGCTGGCCGCATTGCAGGATACCGATTACAGCAGCCACATGCTTCAGCACTATATCTCTGAACGTCAAAGAATGCGTGAGCAGATGGATCGGCTGGGTATTCGCTACTGGACCGGCGAAACCAGTTTCAATGCCATCTACTGGCCTGGTATTTCAGCTTTTTACGACAAAGCAAAACAGGCCGATATTGCCATACCGCACCCTGATAACGACGCGTTCTTTATCACGGCTATCCGTGATACGAATACCAATGATTGTATCATGGATTTTCTTACCCAACATTATCCGAAGGAACTGCGAGTATAA
- a CDS encoding response regulator gives MDRDTLSAEDKHLFPILIVSRRTSIRLTVQRFLSSSGYYVHTAEEGEEAIETDRDFLSQLLIIDTPLADMPLEQLLIELLGSRNLMKDVMQVTNVPVILLSSGSEVGLDERKYKKYGILARMDKPVNLNMLGSCVHDVLTGKLSIEEETDMTIAIMDPEKRALDYFAKLLTSEEVEIVTCNDEIDLNSVENVSVLIVEVMGLNTDDPCEFIRKYAQQHASVQILVTTAFHDDDMSQDMLNAGAARVITKPINPIRFRQYVREAMTKYQNDRRKNEGW, from the coding sequence ATGGACCGTGATACTTTAAGTGCCGAGGATAAACATTTATTTCCCATTCTTATCGTCAGCCGCCGAACTTCGATTCGTTTAACAGTTCAACGGTTTCTCTCATCCAGCGGGTACTATGTGCACACTGCGGAGGAGGGCGAAGAGGCCATCGAAACCGATCGGGATTTTTTGAGTCAGCTGCTGATCATTGACACGCCGCTAGCGGATATGCCGCTGGAACAGTTGCTGATCGAGTTGCTGGGGTCACGAAATTTGATGAAGGACGTGATGCAGGTGACTAATGTTCCGGTGATTCTTCTTTCCAGCGGCAGTGAAGTCGGACTGGATGAACGGAAATACAAAAAATACGGCATTTTGGCCCGTATGGATAAGCCGGTAAATCTCAATATGCTGGGTAGTTGCGTTCATGACGTGCTGACTGGAAAGCTAAGCATTGAAGAAGAAACGGATATGACCATTGCTATTATGGATCCGGAAAAACGCGCGTTAGATTATTTTGCCAAACTGCTGACGTCCGAAGAAGTCGAAATCGTTACCTGTAACGATGAAATTGATTTAAATTCCGTGGAAAATGTCAGTGTCCTGATTGTAGAAGTCATGGGATTGAATACTGACGATCCCTGTGAATTTATCAGAAAATACGCGCAGCAGCATGCATCCGTACAGATTCTTGTGACCACCGCCTTTCACGATGATGACATGTCGCAGGACATGCTGAACGCCGGTGCCGCTCGAGTCATTACCAAGCCGATTAATCCTATTCGCTTCCGGCAGTACGTGCGTGAAGCTATGACGAAGTACCAGAACGACCGCCGTAAAAATGAAGGCTGGTAA
- a CDS encoding cupin domain-containing protein: protein MQQVIREIASRVREMRDVSDISIDYLAGSIGVSVDEYQAYEDGVKDIPASVLYAIASVLKVDMSIFLTGEEPRMKMYSVTRKGKGTSVQRRAAYKYESLAANFAHARMEPFIVTVEPKDERPKTNTHQGQEFNYVLSGRVQVVIGGHEIILEAGDSIYFDSGNDHSMAAMDGCSATFLAIIL from the coding sequence ATGCAGCAGGTTATACGGGAGATTGCGTCGCGCGTGCGTGAAATGCGTGATGTATCTGACATATCTATTGATTATTTGGCTGGGAGCATTGGCGTTTCAGTGGATGAATATCAGGCGTATGAAGATGGCGTAAAGGATATTCCTGCCAGTGTATTGTATGCCATTGCCTCTGTCTTGAAGGTGGATATGAGTATTTTTTTAACGGGGGAAGAACCTCGCATGAAGATGTACTCCGTGACGCGCAAGGGCAAGGGAACCAGTGTTCAACGGCGGGCTGCCTATAAATATGAAAGTCTGGCTGCGAATTTTGCACATGCTCGGATGGAGCCATTTATCGTTACGGTTGAACCCAAGGATGAACGGCCGAAAACGAATACGCATCAGGGGCAGGAATTTAATTACGTCTTGAGCGGTCGGGTGCAGGTGGTAATCGGCGGGCATGAAATCATTCTTGAAGCCGGTGATTCGATCTATTTTGATTCAGGCAATGACCATTCCATGGCCGCTATGGATGGTTGTTCGGCTACCTTTTTGGCAATCATTTTATAG
- a CDS encoding AI-2E family transporter: protein MQLSTKWIVGLLSIISLVAVGMVLQVAQGVFLPLLIAWLLSHILAPVMTFLTRLKIPLGFSILVVLILLMGLCILGITFINARLMAFAAVYPKYQAQFEYIFNSITQHYDLTYNPLSSINWGDQVRSFLLASSGYFVRFSSKLVLVFVFLVFILLGRPFSQYKIRAAFNGEQADKILTIGSSISVQIGRYLVIQFVISAVTGICVWLALRFLSIDFAITWGTLAFVLNFVPTVGSIAASVPPILLALIQYYPNYWMAAGCALVLLTIQMIIGNVITPKIMGDKLNLSPVVILMSLLFFGWLWGPTGALLSVIIASAVRITCENIEPLYPIGILMGSGKKLSKQA from the coding sequence ATGCAGCTTTCAACAAAATGGATTGTCGGATTACTAAGTATTATTTCACTGGTTGCAGTGGGAATGGTATTGCAGGTTGCACAGGGCGTTTTTCTTCCTTTACTGATCGCGTGGTTGTTGTCGCATATTCTGGCACCGGTGATGACTTTTTTGACACGCCTGAAGATTCCGCTTGGATTTTCCATTCTGGTGGTTCTCATCCTTTTGATGGGATTGTGTATTCTAGGCATCACATTTATTAATGCGCGGCTGATGGCTTTTGCAGCGGTATATCCCAAATATCAGGCGCAGTTCGAATACATATTTAATAGCATTACCCAGCACTATGATTTGACTTATAACCCGCTGAGCTCCATCAACTGGGGTGATCAGGTTCGTTCGTTTCTGCTGGCCAGTTCGGGCTATTTTGTCCGGTTTTCATCCAAACTGGTGCTGGTCTTTGTTTTTCTTGTCTTTATTCTGCTCGGCCGGCCTTTTTCCCAATACAAAATCCGTGCGGCGTTCAACGGCGAGCAGGCGGATAAAATTCTAACGATCGGCAGCTCGATTTCTGTGCAGATTGGACGGTACTTGGTGATACAGTTTGTGATCAGCGCGGTGACGGGTATTTGTGTCTGGCTGGCACTGCGTTTTCTGTCTATCGATTTTGCGATTACCTGGGGAACATTGGCCTTTGTGCTCAATTTTGTTCCCACGGTCGGTTCTATTGCTGCGTCTGTGCCGCCCATCTTGCTGGCCTTGATTCAATATTATCCCAATTATTGGATGGCGGCAGGGTGCGCACTGGTGCTGTTAACCATTCAGATGATCATCGGCAATGTGATCACGCCGAAGATCATGGGTGATAAACTGAACTTGAGCCCCGTGGTGATTTTAATGTCGCTACTGTTTTTCGGCTGGTTATGGGGGCCGACCGGGGCTCTTCTGTCGGTGATCATCGCTTCGGCGGTGCGCATCACTTGCGAAAATATCGAACCTCTATATCCCATTGGCATTCTCATGGGATCAGGCAAAAAGCTCAGCAAACAGGCCTAG